The window AAAAAACAGGAAGATTGAGTAAGACCTACTATtcgatagcacaacagggtgactacagtcaataataatttaattgtagattttaaaataaccagaagagtataattggattgtttgtaacagaaaggataaatgcttgaggggatggataccccattttccctGATGTAATTACTATGCATTGCATGCctctatcaaaacatctcatgtacctcatgaatatatacatgtacccacaaaaattaaaaataaaaaaaaaagaaaattttgctaTCTCAGCAATGGATTTCCTAGTTGCTGAAGAGATCTAGGTATACACttctatttcaaatttaaaatgttaaaaaaaaaaagtctttacaaTCATTTTGATGTCAAAACttggtttttaattaaaaaaaaaaaagcattcctgAAAAGGTTTATTAAAACTGGTTTTCACACCTCTTATGAAAAAgaagtggctcacacttataatcccagcactttgggaggccgaggcaggaggttcacttggggctaggagttcaagatcagcccgggcaacacagggagaccctgtctctattaaaaaaaaaaaaaaaagaaaaaggggaattTTGTTGTAAATGTACACATAAAGTGTTCTTAGAATTTTGGGAGACACTTTCATAAATGAAGAATCTCTgtcaaatgaatatatatgtaaatatatattacccaaatatagcaaatatttgctatattagtattcattcattatatattacatgtatattttattaaacatacGTATTAAAGTACAAGTTCTAAATATCACCTTTTCCTATAATATTTTCCCATTCCTAATGACATATTTCATCATAAAAAATTATACCCAATGGATCTCAGTTTCAgacatttttaactttataatctAATATTAATAGTAAACAACAAAGGATAAATTTCACTTAAATTTTAACAAGTTGAAAGAGAGGTAGCTTCAAGTCTGAGGTAAAGCACCTTACCAAGTCGGCCACTCTGCATAAGGAATCCGAGAGCTCATCGAAGATCAGCACGGTCTGGGGCCCAGGTGGGGTGGAACATGCACGGTCCACAAGCAATTCTGTCTTTCTCAAGGCTTTTTCTTGTGCAATATGAAATCCTTCTGGGGCACTCAGCTCAGGAACTCCAAAAAGACCCTTAGAACCAAAGAATACGTCTGATTTATAACCAAAATTCAAAATTGtgctttttttatatttactaaaatTACTTTTATCACAAAGGAGATCTTGACTTTCATTGGTGTATCATGTTATACCTGTGATCACAGATACCACTATCATACTCCCCATATCACTCCACATAAATTAcactaaaaatgttttcagaacataatttttcttcaatttttaattattttccggaaaaaacaacaacaacaatggtATGGGTTCAAAATCCAGCTGTCACTTCTACAGAACCTAAGAGTGGCcgcaaagattaaatgagatcatatatgtaaatatatatatatatatacataaagcaGTGTTTGGCACAGAGCATTTATAGATGTTAGCCATAATTATTATTAGCTTATAACCCTGGTCATGTTATTTCTCCTCCtaggagaaatatttttttcatcatgTACAATGGGAATGACGATACATACCTTACAGCATGGATACAGGTAATAAGTATATGTAAAGTACTAACAGCAGCAGCTGACAAGGTGAGATCTCAGTACATAGTACCAATTATTCTATAACTATCAAATAGGGAGGATGAGTTGACTATGAAGCAatagatattttagaaaaatgtaatgaaCATATTAAAATCATAGGCTGAAACTGGGAGCAAATTTTATACGTTACAAAGACATTTCAATAtcttgataaaaacaaaaatcactgatCTAATGGTAATGACCATTCTCTTGTTACCTATTCAATCACACTTGTTAGCACACTCAGGAAGGCAGggggaaaaagcatttaatatgcACCTACTGCATACCATGAAGTGTGCCTGCTACTTTACATAGGTTCTCATTTAAATCACACAATCCTACAGAACAGAGTATCATTCTTTTACAGATCAGGCCACATGCTTTAAGACGTTAGAAAAAACTTGTTTGAGGTCACAAATTAATATTGGGAAAGACAGAACTCGAACCCGCTCTGTACATCTGTAAAGCCCACACTTTTCCATACTTCTCTATTACAATTTATCTGTTTGAAAGTCTTCTCTCCTGAAAAGGTGAGCTTCCAGACCCAAGAGCCCTGCCCTTCATTTCTTTAACCAGCTATCCAATAGAATGTCTAACACATGGGGGAACTCAATGAAAGAAACAAGTGACCGGAGCAGATGCTAGGCTTTGTTAATTCACTTTGTAGGTGCTTAACGCATAGATTTTCAGAAATACGAACAGGTAAACCTTCAGGCCTGACAAGCCCTACTGTTTCTACAAGAAGGGATGGATGAAGTTAAGCTAGTAATctctcttcaaaatatattacaagataaaaaataaaataaaagaaagtcagTGGGAGACAAAGGAAAATCAGGACCAAAAACAAATGTCATCTTTATACTGATTTAATTTGATTCAAGCACAGACTACTTCCACTTCCCAGTACAACCTGCCCATATTGCTCTCGGGAATTCTAACTATCGGATTACCAGTGACCATAATGCTAAAAAACTgaataaggctttttttttttcaaggcaaaaatcaattctaaaatttgaaaatctgCTATCAGTGCCGAATATCATGatacaaaaagggaaaaataaaagctaaaattagtTATATCTCATCCACCCAAAATCAGGCTTCCCCTCACGTCTTTCTGCTCAGCGCCTACAAGTAGGTCTCTTCACACCAACTATGTTAATACCAACACTACATACCCTTAAGGAAGGTGGTGTAGCAAATttcacacaaaataatttttaaatagacaaaaCTGATAATGGAGATAAAACAAGAATCACACACTTTAGCTCAGTGCAACAATACCCTAGACTTGTCTTTATAAGGCAATACAGTATAAcgaaattttaaaaggcaaaaataaaagtaatcctTAACCTAAAACGGACAAAATGTACAAACTCCAAGTAGAACAGGCATCAGGTAAGTCCTTTCCAACCTTGCCTTCCTCTCACCTTTCACTAGACAACGCAGGCTAGTGACTTCCTGGGGTAAGAAATCAAAGTGACCAATTCCATGGCACTATGGgaagtgagactcgtctcaacagagttttgtgttttaaaacaagaaagcccaaagctttgaaataaattaattaatagatGATGGAATTTCAGGTATTAATGAAATTACCATTACTCGACTGCAGGCAGCCGTGTCCTTGCAAAAAGACCATGTGATGCCGCCTGTGAACGCACAGGGATAGGCCTCTTAAGGCAGGACTGTAGCGCTGGAGCTAAAGGGCTTTAGCAGGGGTGCGCCTGAGTGTATGCAGAGGGCGGGTCCTGGCAGGACGAATTCACCGCCACTGCCAGAACGAACTATTCAGATTCACGTGGAGCAAGGGGCTCATGCAGAAGCAGTTCCCGGACCCGACACTCTGGGTAGGAGACCACTAAACCCGGCCCCTCAAAGCAGAGGTGACCTTGCCCTCATCGAGAGCGCACACAAGACGCCACTGTAAAAGGTGGGTTCGCTGCTCGCCTCCTCCCAGGCCCAAACAATCTCGCCCTGATTGTTGCTGGCCGCGCGGAGCAGGGGTCGGCTTAGCTCGGGGACTGAGGGGAGCTCCTCCTGCGCCGCTCACCCGGCGCTCGCCGAACAGGTCCAAGCGGCTGCCCTGGGGCTTGACATTGAAGGCGGCGCCCACGGGAGACCAGCTGGTGCTGACCCTTCGGGCCCGGATCCCGGCTTCGAGGCTTCCCCGGCCCGCCCGGCGGGGCGGCAGAGCTGCTGCTCTGGCTCCCAAGCCGCCCAGCCTTCCGACGCACAGCATTCTAGCACCAGAGCAGTCCCTTCCTCCAACGCAGATCCCTGCCCTGCTGCTTTCGCTGGGAGCGCGCGCTCCGCGTTTCCAAGGCAGCAGCCCACGCCGCCCCACGTGACGGCCCCGCTTCCGGGTCTGGGCGCGGCCTCAGGACGTGGGCACGTTGTCGTCCAGAGAGCAAGAGCGTCGCTCCCCCTCGCCTTCTCGGCCGCCCTCCCGGTTTACCGCCCCCTGTGTCCAGAGTAAGAAAAGGCTAGGGTTGCGCTTCCCTCCCAAGTTGACTAGGGGTGGGCGCGAGTAAAATCATGACATATTCGAATTCCAGTGGACATTAGATATTCTTTGAGAGACGGCAGGTACTTGAGTAAACAAGAAATGCCCACCATAGGCCTGAAGGAGAAGTTTCCCTTTTAACCTACTCTCTTGGTAAATTTATCCTGCACTTCTCTGTTTGGTGTCTCTGTCCGGTAACTTTTTACTCTTGCATAGCTCAGTTAAAAATTTTAGATGGGAAATAGTGAAAGAAGTCTAATGGGATTTTCCCTCCAGGGTTTCAGAATTGCCTGGGACCCGTGAacccttttttccttcccctttctctcttttggaatggaTTGTCTACCCTATGCCTGTCTCCCCCTCCAACCCCCGGTCTTTTAGAAGTGGATTAACTCGTCTCGCTTCACAGGATCACAGATGGAGAGACATTTTGCCACACGATGAATCACACAGTAAGTCTCCTCTGTAGCTTATTTAAATGATGTAGATGGTGAGAGGAGTTGATGCGGAAAGTGTTAAGACTTTTGGTAATGTTGACATGGTGCGAAAATGTATTTTGCACATGAGAAGGAAATCAATTTTGGGAACCAGAGGGCAGATTGGGTTGAACTGTGTCTCCCAAAATagatgctgaagtcctaaccctcggTGCCTGtacatgtgaccttatttgaaaatatggaGTTTGCAATTATGATTAAGATGGGTCATACTAGATTAGGGAAGCTGttcttgtaagaagaggaaaatttggCTGATACAGGAGGAGGACAGCCACCTGAAGATGGAGGCGGGGACTGGAGTGATGCTGCCACCAGCTGCCAGAAGCTGGAAGCAGCAAGGCTGCATCCTCCTGTATCCCCTTTGGAGGGAGGATGGCCCTGCTGCTACGGtgatctcaaacttccagcctacagaactgtgagaaagtccgtttctgttgtttaaagacTCCCAGTTTGTGTACTTTATTAGGGCGATCCTAGAAAACAAGTAGAGATTCATGTCTGGCAAATAATGATCAAACAATGATTTGTTGGATAGAATGGTGATTAAAACCTAGgttagaaaatgagcaaaatggGAGGGAAAGCaccaggacaaatagctaatgcatgcagggcttaatacctgcataggtgatgggttgacagatgcagcaaaccaccacagcacatttttatgtaacaaacctgcacgttctgcatatgtattccagaacttaaaaatacattttttaaaaaaagacaaaatgagcaGTGTCTACAGCTTTCTGGAGTGTGACAGCATCACCAGCTTAAAGCTGTTACTAGTACTAAATGGAATAAACATTTCCCTCTAATTTCCCCTTAATGTCCTCAGAAACACAGATGAGGGATACATCTTCATATGACTCCTCAGAGCACTAAAATGATATCAAAACACTCTTCCCACAAGAAATGCACAGACAAAGGATTCTTCAGATAATAGGaataagaaatgtgaaataaattagaataaaccatgcagctattttaaatatttactcctGGAAAAATAGTAAGTTACATAGAATCAGTTTTGGGAATAACTTTTCCGTTTTCACCTTTTTATGATTATTGTAATAATTGGAGGAATTAATAAAGTAAAACCATCTGAATAAGTTCATCCCAAGCTGATTCTGATGGATGGTCTGGCAGATTTATAAACTCTCCTCTGTCACTGGCTGCTGAACAGAAGGAACCCTGTGAAAGTTGTGTCATCGTCCTCATCAGCAAACAAGCCATTGAACCTCTCTCCTCCTGTCACCTGCAGCCACATCTCATCCCCGAGCTTCAGCTGCAGGACAATGCTGCCAGAGGCCTGGTCCTCAGAGCTCACGTAAGCATCTCTGGTGTGCAGTATTTTTACTCCGTTTTTGACCAAAGACACCTGAACATTCCTGGAGAAAACAGTGATGTGGTAGGTGAAGTAATAGACCCCAGCAATGTGGCACGTGAATTTCCCCACTGCTGTATCATAATGGTTGAATTCATTATACAGGATCTTATCAAATTTAATGGGCACATCTGAAGAAGGAAACTTGCTCAGCACCGTGAGCCCCACAGTGAAAGCACTTTTTGGCAAGACTAGAGTCTCACcgattttccctttctctcctcgATCTCCTTTCCAGCCTCTTATTCCCCGGACTCCTGGCTCACCCTGGGGCCCCGTGGGTCCAGCTTCTCCCTTGGGACCAGGCTTTCCAATAGGGCCCATGGGGCCCGGTAAACCAGTTGGGCCCAAAGGCCCAATGTTGCCCCTTGGCCCCTCAGGACCAGTGGGACCCACGTCACCCTTATTCCCCTTCTGCCCCTGAGGCCCAGTCTCTCCTCGGAGGCCTTTCTCTCCCATGGGCCCTGCAAGCCCCTTGGGGCCATGTTTTCCTGGGGATCCTCTTGAGCCTTGATCACCTTTGATGCCTTTTGCTTCAACTTTTCCATCTGCTCCTAAATAGAGAAAGAGCAAATAAAGAGATAGTTTGTGAAAGATTCCCTTGTGAACAACTTTGGTTTTTCTATAATTGAGCTCACA of the Homo sapiens chromosome 13, GRCh38.p14 Primary Assembly genome contains:
- the C1QTNF9B gene encoding complement C1q and tumor necrosis factor-related protein 9B precursor, which codes for MRIWWLLLAIEICTGNINSQDTCRQGHPGIPGNPGHNGLPGRDGRDGAKGDKGDAGEPGCPGSPGKDGTSGEKGERGADGKVEAKGIKGDQGSRGSPGKHGPKGLAGPMGEKGLRGETGPQGQKGNKGDVGPTGPEGPRGNIGPLGPTGLPGPMGPIGKPGPKGEAGPTGPQGEPGVRGIRGWKGDRGEKGKIGETLVLPKSAFTVGLTVLSKFPSSDVPIKFDKILYNEFNHYDTAVGKFTCHIAGVYYFTYHITVFSRNVQVSLVKNGVKILHTRDAYVSSEDQASGSIVLQLKLGDEMWLQVTGGERFNGLFADEDDDTTFTGFLLFSSQ